The following are encoded together in the Nitrososphaerales archaeon genome:
- the rpsJ gene encoding 30S ribosomal protein S10: MVTQHARIKLTSTNLPRLEEVCTEIRSIGDKAGVKVKGPLPLPTKKLKVVTRKAPSGQGTNTYDKWEMRVHRRVIDLGADDRAMRQLMRLKIPDDVYIEVSLTQ; this comes from the coding sequence ATGGTTACACAGCACGCACGAATCAAACTAACAAGTACCAACTTGCCACGGCTTGAGGAGGTGTGTACGGAGATAAGGAGCATAGGCGATAAGGCAGGTGTTAAGGTAAAGGGACCTTTACCACTACCAACTAAGAAACTAAAAGTGGTTACAAGGAAGGCACCTTCAGGACAGGGCACCAATACGTATGATAAGTGGGAGATGAGAGTACATAGAAGGGTAATTGACTTAGGGGCAGACGATCGTGCTATGAGGCAGCTGATGAGGTTAAAGATACCCGATGATGTTTACATAGAAGTTTCTTTAACACAGTAA